A single Pagrus major chromosome 19, Pma_NU_1.0 DNA region contains:
- the cd226 gene encoding CD226 antigen → MVLDCLCPWNGNLSMVSWTKIPDKDPVAVFHPEYGVAFSHHYRERIEFLRTSPMDGSISMRNVTHQDIGLYHCSVQTFPQGPWTRNIQVEDLDEPPEEDNGTEPPTPEPIQPDTELVAEEDNNFTISCNHEHNGTVYQVILEKMPHGHPWGIIGVCKKVEGGLVAEDYSDRGRVSCTDSLDVSLHLTGVVREDGGFYRCTFSTDAGARTTTVLFTVPPPGGFSLSMYMMYIYTGAGAAGLILLVVIIVLVVIHRKKTKREEYRVKLHPSQRQPNFYENLFMYPRKKSRPIRNCPVYANLQSVRSQKPQRQLRRK, encoded by the exons ATGGTTCTGGACTGTTTGTGCCCCTGGAACGGCAACCTCAGCATGGTGTCCTGGACCAAAATACCAGACAAGGATCCGGTAGCTGTTTTCCATCCAGAGTACGGAGTGGCCTTTTCGCACCATTACCGGGAGAGGATAGAGTTCCTCAGGACCTCGCCTATGGATGGGAGTATTTCCATGAGGAACGTCACTCACCAGGATATCGGGCTCTACCACTGCTCTGTTCAGACCTTCCCTCAAGGCCCCTGGACGAGAAACATTCAAGTGGAAGATCTGG ATGAGCCCCCGGAAGAAGACAACGGCACAGAGCCCCCCACCCCAGAGCCGATCCAGCCGGACACAGAGCTGGTAGCGGAGGAGGACAACAACTTCACCATCAGCTGTAACCACGAGCACAACGGCACCGTGTACCAGGTCATTTTGGAGAAGATGCCGCACGGCCACCCCTGGGGCATCATCGGAGTGTGCAAGAAGGTGGAAGGGGGCCTGGTGGCGGAGGACTACAGCGACAGGGGCAGGGTCAGCTGCACGGACAGCCTGGACGTCAGTCTGCACCTGACAGGCGTGGTGCGGGAAGATGGCGGCTTCTACCGCTGCACCTTCAGCACGGACGCAGGGGCGCGGACCACCACGGTGCTGTTCACCGTGCCCCCTCcag GCGGATTCAGCCTGTCCATGTACATGATGTATATTTACACCGGGGCCGGAGCTGCCGGGCTTATTCTGCTCGTAGTCATCATCGTACTGGTAGTGATTCACAG GAAGAAGACCAAGAGAGAGGAGTACAGAGTCAAACTGCACCCATCTCAGAGACAG CCAAACTTCTACGAGAACCTCTTCATGTATCCCAGGAAGAAGTCCAGGCCGATCAGAAACTGCCCGGTCTATGCCAACCTGCAGAGCGTGCGGTCACAGAAACCCCAGCGTCAGCTTCGTCGTAAATGA